A segment of the Leptospiraceae bacterium genome:
ATAACCGGAATAGAGTTTTGTAAGCCAATATTTCCTACTTTAGCTGATTCACCGGCTACTAGGTCATAATGGGAAGTTGACCCACGTATGACTGCCCCAATACAAATTACGGAATCATACTTCTTAGATTTCGCTAATCGATCTGCAGTGAGGGGAATTTCATAGGCACCGGGAATTCTGACGACAGTTATATCTTCTGAATTTACCCCATGACGAGTAAGTGAATCGAGAGCTCCTTTTAAAAGGCTTTCTGTAATAAATTCATTAAAACGGGAAACTACGATTGCATGTTTTTGACCTGCACCGTCTAAATTTCCAACTAGTTCTTTATATGGCATTTTCCTTCCTGTAGCCCACTGCCAGAATCGAACTGGCGACCTTTTCGTTACGAGGGAAACGCTCTACCATCTGAGCTAAGCGGGCGACTTATAGGATTACAGTTTTAAATATACTTGTTATGGCAAGTGGAAAATTAACAAAGATAATTCGTTAATAGACTAGAAATAAGATAGTATTGAGTCGGGCGAAATGATTTGAAATGATTACAAAATTAAAACGAAAGAAAAATTAGAATAAAATGATATCTACGGATATTGATTATTTGCCGCTCTTATTTTTATTTAAATCGTAGGATTAGTTTAATTTCTCCTTTATCGTTTTCTACAACTTCAAAACCTTCTTCTGTTAAAGATTTTTTTATTTTAAATAAGTTGAGATTGACTACTTTGTCATTTTTCCCAGGAAGTTTTCTTTTATTTGTAATTTCTTTTTTCATAGTTAATAAGATTTTCGTCCATTGCAGTTTTGTTGTTTACTGTTTAACTTTTTTGCAAATTTTTTTTTTGTATATATTGTATTCTAATGAGACTTAATTTGATTTAAAAAGTCTCATTATGTGCAAATGCGACAAAATAAAATTATGCGAATCAAAAAAACTTCTGAATAAAACTACGCATAATTATAATATGCCGCAGTTCAAATTTATTTTTAGTATTTGCCTTAAATTATGATAGTATACCAAATGCCAAAAGTAAATACCTACTCGTTTTAAATTGAACTATATTTTGTGCGTTTGGGAATACCCAATTTTTTACAAATTGGGTAATTACTTTTGGCAAAGGGTATATAAAATCGAAGTTATAACTGACATTACGCAAAATTGATAATTTACGGAGCCAAAGATGATTTTGAGAATATTAGAGAATGCTAATGAATTAATAAATTCAATAGCCTGCGGCAGCAAGCCCACCGCTAGGTGCAAACCTCAAGTGGAAGCTGGACTCACCTTGCGTAAGGTGAGTTATAAATATTTTTATCAAGAAGTATAAATTTGTTTTCGAAGCATAGAGGAATATCAGTATAAATTCTTAATTGCGATTTTGCCAAGTAACGCATAAAAAAGTTTTTTGCATTTACAAAGTCTTTGGGTATTAATAATGAAAGGAGAAATTTCTGAATGAAAATCAATCAATTGCTAATACACTTTTTATTTAAGACTTCAATTATAATTTTGGGATTAGGGTTTGCTTTTGTTTTTGGAATAATAGTGGTTCCTGCTTTCCTAAATAATCCAGATATTATTGGAGCTTTTGTCGCGGGATTTGTAAATCCATATTCATCTGGTTATTCTTTGGATACTATATTTTGTTGGATGATTTTGGCTGTATGGGTTTTATTCGAATCAAAGACGAAAGGAATTCGTTATGGCTGGATAACTCTTTTGCTTGGAGTGATACCAGGAGTAGCTACTGGATTTGCATTGTATTTGTTATTACGTTTAAGGCAAGAGAAGGGTTTGTTGGAAAAAAGTTAAAAAACTATACCATCGGAAAAAAAGATGGATCAGTATAATCAACATTTTCTTTTTCGCTCGCTTTGAAGTCATCAGGAATATCAACTTCTAGTTCTAAAATTAATTTTTTTAAACTTTCGAATTTTTCAATTTCGGAAGTGATTGTACTCTGTAAAACTGAACTGTATTCTCTATCAACAGGAATACTGCTTCGAGTAGTTTTTAATTTAGCGATATCGCGGTTAATCGATTCGTAGATATTATATAAATCTCTTACTTCCATAGAATATTTATCGGTATTAAATACCGTTAGATTCACTCTGTTGTTACTAGATTAGTTTGTCATCCAAAAAATGGAAGAATTGAATTTATTCTACTTCGTTTTTAAATAACACTCTACTTTTTTCCTGTTGCATATTTTAGAATCGAACTTGCCTAACAAGGGGATAAAACAAACTTTACCTTTATTAAAAAAATTCAGATACCAAAAATTTTCCTGAATGAAAGTAGCGTTAATTCTTTAGGATCAATTTGAATAAATTAGGAGTTTACGCAAATCAAAAATTATTAACGATTTTTGTTATCTTTATAAATCAGTAAAAATGATTGCCAAGAACGGAACACTTAATAATTGTATTACAGTGCTTGGCTCCGGTCCTACAAAATTGCCATTAGGCATAAATATAAATACGGGTGAACCCTATAGTGTTTTCATTGTAGAGGATAGCATGTTATTTAGGACAGCACTTAAAAGATCTCTTGCAAGACTTAGCTTTATTGTTTCCGGAGAAGCAGGCGACGGACTTCACGCTATCAATCAAATCAAAGAAATGCATTTGAAACCAGATATTGTTTGTGTAGACCAAGAAATGCCAGTGATGAACGGCATGGAAACAATTCGCGAAATAAAAAAGCTTTTCCCAAAAATGAAGATAATGCTAATTACAAGCCATAATGAGGGTGCGTTTGTAAAAGAAGTATTACAAGTTGGGGTTCACGGATACATTGTAAAACCATTTGAGACTGATACAATTATACGGAAATTTGCCCTTGTTTTAGGAAGAAGAGACATTTTAGGTAGCTTTGATAATAAAATAGAAAAACTTGATTTGAATAAAATTCGCCTTCCGAATCTTCCTATCGTATTTGCGAATGTCGTTAATTTTGATGTTGATGATCCTAAAAATGGCGTAGCAGAGTTAGAGAAAATCATCAGTCCTGATATTGCTGTCACAAGTTCCATTATTCGCTCTGCTAATTCTGCATATTATGGAAGGTCTGGAACTATCAGAAATTTAAGAGATGCAATTACATTAATTGGTATTAAAGTAGTGCGGAGAATGGTCATTAACCAATATGACAAAGTTTTAAGTGATCCGTTAAAAGATCCAGCTTTTGTAAAATATTTAAGAGAATTACCTGTATTAACCTCGCTTATATCTTATGATTTATTGACTCCTCTAAATTTAAAATCCTTATCAGGGGATATATTTGTTGTTTCGCTTTTACGAAAAATTGGAGTCAATATTTTAGCTTTAAATTTTCCAGAAAAATATTTGAAAGTTTTAAGATTGTATGAATTTGGAGTAAAGTCTTTGTATGATTTAGAGAGAGACGAAATAGGAATCGATTCCATTGACATAGGTAAACGTGCTTTTCATATATGGAAAATGCCTGAATATTTTTCGAAAGTAATTTCTCATCAAAATTTTAATGTTACTGAATTAGATGTAGTATCAGATATTGATAGAGTTTCTCGTCTTGCAGAAATTCTAGCCAAACAGATGAAAAAAATTACAGTAATGGAAAAAGAAACCGAATTAATACCTACTATTCTAAATCACCATAAAGCCCCTGAGGGAACTCTAGAACTATTTGGTGAAGATTATTTGAGTATGATTGTAGATCATCCTTTTATGCGAATTGCAAACGGCTGATTTTTAAATAAAACCATTTTTTCCAACACTATCATTTCTTTGCAGTATGAGTTAAGGTAATACATTTTTTAATTTAGAAATAAATCTGAAAAAGTGCTAGTATAAACCTTTGAATAAAAAAGAATAAAACGTAGAATGGTAAACATTTTTCATTGGCAGAAATTGATTTTCAATGGAGAAATTTTGGAAAAATTAAAATACTTATTTCTATTTGCTATTTATCTGGGTTTTGCATGGCTTGGTATGTGGTTAACGTCGAAACCACCTTCATCCCTTTCTGTAATATGGTTACCGGCCGGCATTGGACTTGTTGCAGCTATTAGATTTGGTAGAAAAGGGTTAATTCTTGTTTTTCTTGCAAGCAGTTTAGCAAATGGTGGATATGGTTATATATTTGCAAAGGAAAATAAAGTTTTGGCTTTATATTCCGGATTGATAAGTGCAATTGTAGATATACTTCAAACTTGGATTGCGTTGCGGCTAATTCTTGTTTCCCGTTTATTGTTGGAATCACCCAAAGACCTTATAATAATATTACTTCGTATATGCCTAATTCCACCGAGTTTGACTGTATGGATATTGCCTCTTATCTGGGAGAATGTAGCTGGTGTTCCTATTTCAAATGGTTGGATTGGATACTTAACTAAAACCGCTCAAATATTATCTGCGGATATGCTTGGTATATTTCTAGTGATCCCTTTATTTTTATCTTTGCGAAATTATAGTTCCTCAAGAATCTTAAAAATTTTTATTCATAGTTTATTACTTATTCTTGTGCCAATCATGGTCGCCTTCCTCGTATATATCCCATTGATTAGTTTATTAGCGCCTGTTATTTTGTATTTAGTCGTTAAATATAGATTAGCTGGATCTACGATTTCTCTTATAATAGTTTGCGGATTTTTACTATTATACGCTATAATGTATGGCAATTCAAATCCAGATACAAACTGGTTTGGTTACTTCAACCTCTCTTTATTTATTCTCTGTTTAGGTTTAGTTCCACATTATATCGCTTTAACATTAGAACAACTGAAAGTTGCGAATGAAACGCTCGAAATGAGGGTTTCGCAAAGAACAAAAGATCTTAGTATCGCGAATGAACAATTGGAATTAGCGGCTAATACTGATATATTGACGGGACTTTTAAATAGACGTGCTTTTTTAAATCGATTTAAGTATGAATCGGATAGATCTAGTAGAACAGGAAAACCTTATTCGATAGCAATTTTGGATCTAGATCATTTTAAAAGTATCAATGATCGATTTGGACATCATGCAGGTGACGAAATATTACTAGCCTTTTCGCAAATCATGATATCCCATTTGCGGACAACAGATATTGCATGTAGATGGGGTGGGGAAGAGTTTTTAATACTGTTTCCGGATACCAAAGAAAATGAGGCAAATATACCTTTGACTCGAATCAGAAAATTTGTAGAGACATCTGAAGATTTATCCTCCAAGGCATCCGTAAACCTAACTGTAAGTATCGGTATAAGTGATTCGGTTGTATCGCCAACAGAATCTATTATATCAAACGCCGACAAAGCGTTATATGCCGCTAAGGCAACTGGCCGAAATAGGATTTGCTTTTTTGACAATTTGTCAGAAGTAATATATTAATTCTTAAGGTGCAGAAGTGTAGGGCAAACGCATTTAAAAACCTATGATTTTACTGCGATATTTATCATCCCATCCTGCGGCGCGTCGTTTTCCTTTTACTCCAATCTTAATTGTGGTATCATTCTTCAAGAAATTTAGAGCAATTTTTCTGATGATGGAAAAATTTTCGGCAGCGTAGCCAGCACGAATTCGACTATCATCTTCTCGAAAAACGACATCTAAAATCCAGTGACAAGAGTTTTCAATTTGCCAATGAGTTCTTACAGATTTCTGAAAAAGTTCAGGGTTAGTTAAACTAGAAATAAAATATCGAGACTCTATAGATTTTTTCCTTGGTATTCTCGCTCGGAACGAACCATTCCTACACTTTTCAATCCCTTCCATTCGTCTTTCTTAGAAATCCAATCAATATCGGATAATAGCCAGTATTCTCTTTTTCAATTCGACCATGTCCTTTTTGCTCTGTCATTGAATAACCGACATTTACCCTTTCAAATCCAGAAAGCAATTGTTGCTCAAAATAATTCAAAACCTCTTTATACACTGTCGGTTGATTCTCCTTCAAGGCTATCGCATAATCGCCTTTTTGCTCTATAATCTTTTCTGTAATCTTTTTCTGACAGCCCATTGCGTCAATAGATACAATGCTATTCTTCACTTTTATCTGAGAAAGCAATTCAGGAATCGCTGTAATTTCATTACTCTTCTCCTCTACTTTTACTTGCCCCAAGGTAATTCCACTCTTACTTGACCACGCACTTACAATATGAATCGGAAATTTATTGTTCTTTTTATCGACCGAACGTCTTACAGTTTTCCCATCTATTGAAATTAAATCTAAACCTTCTACGATATTCGGATTAAATAATTCCATCGCCAACTCAGAAAACTTTTTTAGGGTCTAACAGCGAAAAGACTCTATTAAATGTATCATGCGATGGAATACCATTCTCTAACTTTATGAATTTCCGCAACCATTCTATTTTCAAATTACCAAACTCTTCTATTTCATTCCAATCGTCCGCTCCACTTATGATGGAAACGATTGCTACAAATATTATATCTACTAGTAAATGCTTTCTTCCTCGCTCTATTCGCGGATCAATTAGCTCATTAAAATGTTCGTATATGTTTAACTGTTCGTTCATTCATAACAATATTTTCTTTCCATCCAGTTGTACAAGTCTCTTTTTTAATGCGTTTGCCCTATGCAGAAGTGCTACCTGACCATCATGAATTCACCTAGGTTTTCTACTTTTAGCGAAAGAGATCGACTGGTGTCCGGAATTTGTGAATGCAAATTCTGGACAATAGGGAGAGCTCGGTCGCAATTCTTTTGTGAAAAAGAGTTGAATTGCGATTCGCACAAAACCAATTAGGAAATGGTTTACATTTTAGAGCTAAATTTTTAGCTTGAACTAACAAAGCTGGGAGTTTTACACATTGGAAGAAATAGAATCAAACGAACCTGAAAAAGAAAAAGAAGTCCGCACAAAGGACAAAAAACGTCTCGCAGTATGTAGTAGTTCTTTAGGGCGAGAAGGTCGTGCGTTGATTCGAGGGCAGGTTGTAGACGTAGGTATTACTGATTTTATGGAGGCAGACGATCTTTGGAATTTAATGACTGGTCTTTTCCAAGGGCAGGAGAATGAAATTACCCCCTTTTTAGATTTTAGCCTAGCCCCAGTTCGTAAACCAGTTTTAAGTATAGAAGTTTTTTCTGAAAAAGGGAAAAAGGTTTTTGAGTCACAAGACTTTGCTGGCACTGAGGATGGATTTTTTTCCTACGAACTTACACATAAAATAAAATCTGGAATTTATACTTTTCATGTAATCTTTAAAGGAAGTGATTCCTATCGTCAATATACAAAAGATATTGCATACCTGAATTTTAAAGAGAATAGTAAAATTACAAAAGTTACTATTGTGGGAATGGGAAAACTAAGAATTTTATCAGAAAAATACAATTCATTTGTTACCACTTCCGATATCGACCAAACTTACTTGGCCACTCAATTGGGTTCTAAAAAAGGAATGTTATCGACACTTTTCGAAACTCCAGATCAAAAATTCCCTTTACCAGGAATGCCGACATTTTACAAAAAGTTAAGAGAGAATACTAAAGATACTCCCCTCGCATTTATTTCGGCTAGCCCACATTATTTCCGTAGAGCTCTTCATGCCACAATACGCAATCATGAAATCGAAATGGAATCTTTGCATTTAAAGTATTTGGATGGGACAATTAAAGGTGTTTTTGATAAAGTATTAAGTTCTGTTTTTAACTTAAATGATCTCCTAAAAGAAGGAGTTGGTCCTGCTGTAGATCGAGCAAAAAAATTCTTTGGTTCAACTTATCAGAGTTTGTTTGATCAATTGACTTATAAACTAACGATACTTCTCCAGGACAGACTTTATCAGCCAACAAAAGCAAAAGAAATATTACTTGGTGATAATACGGAGAGCGATTACTTCATATTTACCCTATATCAGTTAATTCTATTAGGAGAAATATCAGGAAAAGAACTAGAAGATTATCTTTACAATATGAATTTTTTGGGAAGAGATGCGGTTACTCGCGATAATGCTAAAAAAATTCGTAAATTAGGTGATGAATGTCAAACGATTCATGGGAAAGTTAACTCCGTGTATGCCGCTTTAATCAATATGACCAATATGGGTCCGATGGCAGTTGATATGGAAGAGAAAGTTTTAAATGCATTGCCTAAAGGTATAGATATAAAAAATAACAAAAAATTCAAAATGTACATTCCTACCGAGGGAGCACTAGGATTTGCAACTAACTTAGTTGGACTTGGTGTAATGGAATTTCAATCTATTATAGATGTAATGATGGACATGACTGGGAAATGGCTAAACGGCAAAGTATTGGATGACAAGTATCTACTGTCCCTTTCGCGCAATTTAAGTGTTATCCCCAAAGCGCAAAAAGATAAAGATATGTTGTATGAAATTGTATCACAAGCTTTAGGAGAATAATTATTTTCCTACTTGCAAAGGATATGTACACGGATATATTCAAAAATAGAAGAAATATTTTATATTATTTGTTTTTAAAAGTGTACATAGGTGGTATCCTTTTTGCGATTACTTCGATTTTATCGCAAGATTTAGTTAATCCTTCCCGTCCTAATTTCATTCAGAAAAAGGATGTTTTTGGGAGAAATTATAAACTCAAGTGGAATGGAGAAATTCAATTTTATTTAGATGATTCTTATAGAGAAACCTTACCCGATTTAGAACAGTTAGATATTCATATTGCAGAGGCAAATGAGTTAGTCGCCAAGCGAAAGTTTTTTCCCGCAATCCGCCTATTAAAAGGAATTAGCCTTTGTCAAAAAATAGGTTTTAAAGATAAGAAGATAGTAAAACCAGATGCACAAAAAACCTTAAACAGACTTATATCCGAACACCAAGACAAAAAAGAAGAATTGGAAATTTTAACTGAGCCTTATGGTTGTTATGCGTTAAATGATAGAAAAGAAAAAAAACTTTTTATAGAAAGTAAAGATTTTTCTTTTAAGTATGAAATTGATTCTCGTTTTAGTTATGTATTTCCAACAGACCTATATCGGTTCGCAAGAAAAGACAGAGAATATAACTGGAAAGTTTCTTATTTTAGAATTTTACTTCCAGAGGCAGAAAAAGAAGAAACGTTTGAGTCAGAATATATTCGGTATGATAAAAAGATTTTTTATGAACCACCGTCCCGTATTATGTTTAGCATAGGGCAAACCTACCATCATCATACTTTACCGGATATTTCTCGTTATCCAGAAGTATGGGATGGGAGAAGGGGACTATCAAATTCAGTAAAACGCGGTAGTGGGTTTGATCGCAGGGAAGTTTTTACTGGAGTGTATGAAACCAATTTTAATTTAACGAATGAAACTCAAATTCGATCTTATTTTGGTTTAGAAACTTATACATTTTCTAAGAACAAGGGGATTGGAGTTTTTCTTACTTGTCCATTCGAATTCCAAGAAGAATGTAAATTGATTTGGAAGTCTATGAAATAGTAGGGGTATTAGGTATTATCCTCTAACAAAGGTAAGTTTTGCAAAAAAAATCTCCTTCTAAGGTAAATTGGAAACTTTTTGAAGTAACTGTTCGAACGCCTCTAGCTCTTTATTTGTAAGTTTGTCGAATTTCTTTTCTAGATATTTGTGAACTGTTGCATCTAATTTTTTATAAATTCTTTTTCCTTTAGGTGTTAGTTGAATCGTAATGATTCGCCTATCTTTCTTTGATTGTATTCTTTCTAAATACCCATTTTTAACCATTTTATCTGCTAAAGAGGTCAGGTATGGCATAGTTACACATTGTTCTTTTGCTATTTCTGAAATTTTTTTATGATCGAAGAGGGCAATACTTTTTAGTAACAAAAATTCTCCGTTAGTAAATCCCTCTGATTCGAGTATCGTATTAAATTCGTTTTTTAATGTTTTATAAAAATCACGAATGGCCTTCGCGATTAAGTTTAATAGATTTGTTCTTTTCAAAATTAGTTCACTTTATTAAATATTAATCATATTAAATTAATTAGAAATTAAGTCAAATAAAATATAGACTTTTCTGCTAATAGTTTAAAATTGAATTTCAAGTGTGTAGTAAATCATAAATTAGGAGATAAAGTATGAATAGATTTTTCTTTACAATCATCTTTCTTATGTATTCTGGATGTACAGATCCAGTGGAAACTAAATGCCAAAGTGCTTGTAATTTTTTTATCAAGTGCACTGAAGAAGTGAACAATATTAAAATTACAGGACAAGAATTAAATACAGGAGTTATTCAATGTATGAAAGGATGTACTAGATTCCAGTCTGAAATCTTAAGTTGTTATACAGAAGAAAGTGATTCTTGTAAGGGAATGGCTGAGTGTATGATTCAATCCGGATTGGGGGAATAATGAAAAGAAAAATATTATATTTTTTAATATTGGTCGTTGCTATTATCCCCGTTATAATGACTTTACCATTTGATGTGATTGATATTGACTCAGCTCAATATGCAGAAATTGCCCGCGAGATGGTAACAAATAACGAATAC
Coding sequences within it:
- a CDS encoding 6,7-dimethyl-8-ribityllumazine synthase, which translates into the protein MPYKELVGNLDGAGQKHAIVVSRFNEFITESLLKGALDSLTRHGVNSEDITVVRIPGAYEIPLTADRLAKSKKYDSVICIGAVIRGSTSHYDLVAGESAKVGNIGLQNSIPVIFGVLTTENIEQAIERAGTKAGNKGFEAASTAIEMVNLLKQI
- a CDS encoding DUF2834 domain-containing protein, which gives rise to MKINQLLIHFLFKTSIIILGLGFAFVFGIIVVPAFLNNPDIIGAFVAGFVNPYSSGYSLDTIFCWMILAVWVLFESKTKGIRYGWITLLLGVIPGVATGFALYLLLRLRQEKGLLEKS
- a CDS encoding HDOD domain-containing protein, which translates into the protein MIAKNGTLNNCITVLGSGPTKLPLGININTGEPYSVFIVEDSMLFRTALKRSLARLSFIVSGEAGDGLHAINQIKEMHLKPDIVCVDQEMPVMNGMETIREIKKLFPKMKIMLITSHNEGAFVKEVLQVGVHGYIVKPFETDTIIRKFALVLGRRDILGSFDNKIEKLDLNKIRLPNLPIVFANVVNFDVDDPKNGVAELEKIISPDIAVTSSIIRSANSAYYGRSGTIRNLRDAITLIGIKVVRRMVINQYDKVLSDPLKDPAFVKYLRELPVLTSLISYDLLTPLNLKSLSGDIFVVSLLRKIGVNILALNFPEKYLKVLRLYEFGVKSLYDLERDEIGIDSIDIGKRAFHIWKMPEYFSKVISHQNFNVTELDVVSDIDRVSRLAEILAKQMKKITVMEKETELIPTILNHHKAPEGTLELFGEDYLSMIVDHPFMRIANG
- a CDS encoding sensor domain-containing diguanylate cyclase; amino-acid sequence: MEKLKYLFLFAIYLGFAWLGMWLTSKPPSSLSVIWLPAGIGLVAAIRFGRKGLILVFLASSLANGGYGYIFAKENKVLALYSGLISAIVDILQTWIALRLILVSRLLLESPKDLIIILLRICLIPPSLTVWILPLIWENVAGVPISNGWIGYLTKTAQILSADMLGIFLVIPLFLSLRNYSSSRILKIFIHSLLLILVPIMVAFLVYIPLISLLAPVILYLVVKYRLAGSTISLIIVCGFLLLYAIMYGNSNPDTNWFGYFNLSLFILCLGLVPHYIALTLEQLKVANETLEMRVSQRTKDLSIANEQLELAANTDILTGLLNRRAFLNRFKYESDRSSRTGKPYSIAILDLDHFKSINDRFGHHAGDEILLAFSQIMISHLRTTDIACRWGGEEFLILFPDTKENEANIPLTRIRKFVETSEDLSSKASVNLTVSIGISDSVVSPTESIISNADKALYAAKATGRNRICFFDNLSEVIY
- a CDS encoding ISAs1 family transposase, with amino-acid sequence MEGIEKCRNGSFRARIPRKKSIESRYFISSLTNPELFQKSVRTHWQIENSCHWILDVVFREDDSRIRAGYAAENFSIIRKIALNFLKNDTTIKIGVKGKRRAAGWDDKYRSKIIGF
- a CDS encoding ISAs1 family transposase; the encoded protein is MELFNPNIVEGLDLISIDGKTVRRSVDKKNNKFPIHIVSAWSSKSGITLGQVKVEEKSNEITAIPELLSQIKVKNSIVSIDAMGCQKKITEKIIEQKGDYAIALKENQPTVYKEVLNYFEQQLLSGFERVNVGYSMTEQKGHGRIEKENTGYYPILIGFLRKTNGRD
- a CDS encoding ISAs1 family transposase, which encodes MNEQLNIYEHFNELIDPRIERGRKHLLVDIIFVAIVSIISGADDWNEIEEFGNLKIEWLRKFIKLENGIPSHDTFNRVFSLLDPKKVF
- a CDS encoding MarR family transcriptional regulator, which encodes MKRTNLLNLIAKAIRDFYKTLKNEFNTILESEGFTNGEFLLLKSIALFDHKKISEIAKEQCVTMPYLTSLADKMVKNGYLERIQSKKDRRIITIQLTPKGKRIYKKLDATVHKYLEKKFDKLTNKELEAFEQLLQKVSNLP
- a CDS encoding Cys-rich protein; translation: MNRFFFTIIFLMYSGCTDPVETKCQSACNFFIKCTEEVNNIKITGQELNTGVIQCMKGCTRFQSEILSCYTEESDSCKGMAECMIQSGLGE